In the genome of Sphingomonas alpina, the window GCGCAGGCCGGTATCCTTGACCGGCTCATGCGCGTCGATCGCGATATGATGCGCGGCGGCGACTTCGGCGACATGGAGGTTGTGGCGGACCATATATTGCCCCGCGAACCATTGGCGGGTGCCATCGGCGGCGATGATGTCGCCGCTGTGGCGGACATAGCCGGTCTTGACCTCCGACACGCCGACCGACTGGTAGAGCTTCATTGCGGCGTCGAGCTGCGCTTCGTAATTGACCACCGCGCCGCCGGTCTCGTTATGGCCGATCAGCTTGACGCCCTTGGCCTTGCCATAGGCGGTGACCGCCTGCAGATCGAAATCGGGATAGCTTTTGGTGAAGCTGAACTTGTCGCCATTGGCGATCCAGTCGCCGTCCCAGCCTTGGTTCCAGCCCTCGACCAGCACCCCGTCAAAGCCATATTTGGCCGCGAAATCCATATAGGCCTTCACATTGGCGGTGGTCGCGCCGTGCCGCCGTCCGCTGCCCCAGGTGGTCTTGTCGAGATGCATTTCCCACCACACGCCGACATATTTGCCGGGCTTGAACCAGGAGATGTCGGCAATCTTGCTCGGCTCGTTGAGGTTGAGGGTGATCCGGCTGTCGGTCAGCGCACCGGCACTGGTGCCGATCAGCATCGTGCGCCACGGCGTGGTGAAGGGGCCGGTCTTGTGCGCCAGCGTGCCGTCGGGCCAAGGCATCAGCCGCGCGGTCAGCGTGCCGGCGCCATTGCCCGCCAGCAGCATGCTGGGGAAATCGACCAAAGCCGCTTCATGGAACGAGAGATACAGCCCGTTATCGCCCTTCAGGGTCAGCGGCGTCTCCGCCAGCGTGATGCGGCGCGCATCGGTCTTGGTGTAGAGATATTCGTCGCGTTCCTGGCCGAGCGCTTCGTACCACCAGGCTTGATGGGCACCGATAGTGTGGAATTCGGTGCGGTCGGCGGTGACCGACACGGCCTTGCCCGCGGGGATCGCACCATAAGTGTAACGAAAGCCGATCCCGTCATCGAACAGGCGGAAAATGACATCGAACGACGTGTTCAGCGGCGTGTCGCCGGACAGCGATACCGCCAGCTCGCTATGATTGTCGCGGATGACGCGCTGCTCGCCCCAGGGCTGCTCCCAGGTCGTGTCCGATGCACCGCGCCGCGCCGCAGCGATCGCGGTATAGCGCGCATCGGGCTCGCCAGCGAAGCTCAGGCCCAGCGCGGAGGGAGCGAGCACCGGCTTGCCCTCACGGCTTACCGTATAGAGTGCGCGGCCGCCCTCGACCGTGACGCAGACCTCGATCACCTTGCCCGGAGACTGGGCGCATTCGCGGGTTGCGGCCGAAGCGGCGGCCGGCGCGCCGAGTGCGGCAAGGATGAGGAAGGGGCGAAGAATCATGGGGAGGAGTCTTTCGTGATACGCGACAGGAAAAAGGTCATGACGATTTGAGAAAGGCCATTTTGAGCTGCTGCTTCAGCGCTGCCCGGGCTGCTGGGCGCATCGTCCCGAGCGCGCCGCGCAGCTCGGCCGGGATATGATCGACCGCGCTTTCGCTGCCAAAGACATGCAGGTCGAACATCGCCTTCCAGTAGGCGCGCTCCGATGCCGGCAGGTCGCGCAGCGCAAGCAGCGCAGTCAGGAACGCGTCATTGGCGCGCTCCAGCCCGGTCGCGCTGTCGCCCCACCAGTAATTGACCATCGCATTGTACGGGTCGCGCGAGGTGACATGGTGCCACCAATATTTCGGCATGAAGAGCGCATCGCCCGGCGCGAGATGCGCCACGCGAGCAGCGGCGAGCGCATCGGTATAGCGCGGAAAGCGCGCCAGGTCGGGCGCTTCAGGGTCGACCAGCGACAGTGGCGGGGGATTGTCGAGCGGCCCGACATAGAGGTTGCTCACCTGCTCGGGTGGGAACAACACGAAGCGGCGATGCCCGGCGATCACACAGGCAAGATTATGGTCGCGGTCGTTATGCGTCTGGGTCCGCACCGGCCCGCCGATCCAGAGCCGCGGGCCAACCGCTGGCAATAGTGGCATCGCATTGTCGCGCACGAAATCGGGCAAATGGCTGACCAGTGGCAGCATCTGGATCGCGACGAACGGCGCATCGGCGGTGCCGAGCAGGCGCTCGATCCGGTCGAGCGTTTCGGGGATCGAGCGCTGGCGCTTGGAAAAGCTGAACTCGCGCAGGTCGGCGGCATAGCCGAAACGCCCGCCGCTATTGGCTGGCGCCTCCATCACCGGACCGGCCATGCCGCGGTCCATCGCCTTCAGATAGGCGCTGAGCCGCGCCGGCGAATGGCGGCCTGCGGCAAGCGCCGGCCATGCATCGAACAGGCCGGTCAGCACCACTGGTACGCCGTTCGCGATCAACGCGTCGAGATTGACCGAGGAGGCTGCCCGTATCTCGACTGGCGGCAACCGGTCCAGCGGGTCGCCGTCCGTCTGCCGTTGCGCCGCGCTGACGGTCATGCTGCCTCGCTCCGGCAGAAATTGTCGAGATACAGCTCGTGCGTCGGCTGCTTCAGCACCTGCTCCTTCACGAAGGCGAGGATGCGGCGGAATTCCTGCTTCATTCGCTCGGGCGAGGTCCGGTCGATCGCGGGCGACCAGCTTTCGGGCATCAGGCCAAGCCCGACGAACAGCGCCTGCCAACTGTCGAATGAGAAGCTCTCATCCTCCATCGGCGCGATATCGCCGCGCGCCTGGAAGGTCGCGATCTTGTGCGCGAGTGCGTCCGGCCGGGCCGCCTCCCGCGCCTGTGTCCAGAACGGGGAGTTGCCATAGCGGTTGAGCGCGTACCAGGCCGACTGGAAGTCGCGGATGCGCTCCAGTGAGGAGTGCATCAGGCGGTTATATTCGGCGCGCTCGGCCGAGAAATCCGCCGTCACCGGGAAAAGCTGCAGCAGGTGCACCAGGCCGAGCTGGATCGCGTGGAGATCGACGCCATGGATCGGGTCGAGCGTGCAGGCGGCCTCGCCGATCGCAACGCAATTGCCTTGCCAGGCGACATGCCGTCGGCCCGGATCGAATGTGCGAAGGGTCGCGTCGGACACGCTCAGCCCGGACACGCTCAGCCCGGACACGGTCGCCATCGCGCGCATTGCGTCGCCGTCGTTGCAGCAGGCGCTGGAATAATGCTGCACGACATGCGTTGCGGCCTGGCTGGGATACAGGCCAAGCCAGCCGTCACGCCAGGCGCGGATTTCGCCATAGGCCGGGACCGACAGGAAGCGCGGCGCCTGCGTGCTCAGCCGGCGATCGATGCCGAACTGCGGTCGCCATTCATCGCGCCCCACGCCCAGCGCTTCGCCGATCAGCAGCGCTTCGGGCCCCGTGGCATCGACGAACAAGGCGCCTTCGATCCGGTGCCCGTCGTCGAGCGAAATCGCGCGGATACCGCCCTGGTCATGCTCCGCCGCCACCGTGGCGGTGTGATGAATGACCACGCCCAGGCGCGCCGCCAAGGTCTTGAGCGTGGCGATATAGGGCAGGGCGGGCAGATGATAGCCATAGTCGGTACGGCCGAAAATTTCGGTCGTCTCGTCGGGCAGCATCATTCGCCCCTGTTTCGCAGCGGCGGCGGTCAGGCAGAAATCCTCGAGCGCGACGTCGAGCCCGAAGCTGCGCGCCTTGACCCAATAGGGAAAGAAGGCGTTGCCATCGATCGGCGCGCCATAAGCGCCGCTCGCATGCATGAAGGACGGGGTCGCGCCGGATGAGTCGACGAAATTCTGCCCGAACGAGAAACTGCCGCCGGTCGTCCTGAGCAAGGCGGCCTCGTCGAGCCGCAGCTGATTGTGCAGTGCCTCGATCGCGGGTTGCGTGACGATGATGTCGCCGGGCTGCAGCCGGGTCGGCAGTTCGACCGCCTCGACGCTAATCCCGGCCGGGCCGAGCGCGCGCTGGATGACGCTTGCCGACAACCACAGCGCGGCATCGCGGCCCACGATCACCACGTGATTGGGGCGTGTATCGCTCATAACGGCATCCCCGCCGGATCGACGCCGGCGCAATAGCTTGCCACAAAGTCGCTATGCGATGGCATCGCCGCCGTGTTGGTCGCAACCCTTCCGGCAAGGTCGGCCAGCCTGGTGTCGAGCGTATCGAGGTCGAGCGCATCGGCGAGCCGGTTATAACCGGTCGGCATGATGCGCTGTCCGATCAGCACTGACAGCCAGCTCTCGCGCGAAAACAGGCCATATTGATAATTGGGCGCGGTCGCGCGTGAGCGGAACAGGTCGATCTTGTGTGCCAGGCTGTCGGGCAGCTCCATCGCCCGGACATAATCCCAGAGCGGCTCACCGATGCGCTCATTGGCGACATAGTGCAGCACCAGAAAGTCGCGCACCCGCTCATATTGAAGCTCCGACAGGCGGTTGAACTCGCGCGCCAGCCGCGGGTCGATACTCCCGCGCGCGGTGGCGGGTGGCATCAGATTGATCAGGTCGATCACTGCCGCCTGCACCAGGAAGATGCTGGTCGATTCGAGCGGCTCGAGGAACCCGCTCGCCAGGCCGATCGCAATGCAATTGCCCGCCCAGGTCCGCACCCGGCGGCCCGGCGAGAAGCGCAGCAGTCGCGGCTCCGCCTGTGCCGCGCCGTCGAGCTGGGCGAGCAACGTGTCGCGCGCGTCGTCGACCTCAATGAAGCGGCTAGAAAAGACATATCCGTTGCCGGTGCGGTGCTGCAGCGGGATGCGCCAGATCCAGCCGGCCTGCTGCGCCGTGGACCGGGTATAGGGCGTGAAATCACCGGCCCGGTCGCACGGCACCGCAAGTGCGCGGTCGCATGGCAGCCAGTGCGTCCAGTCCTCCCATTCGACTTCGAGAATGCCGCCGAGCAGCATCGATCGGAACCCGGTGCAGTCGATGAACAGATCGCCCTCGATCCGCTCGCCCGATTTGAGCGTCAGCGCGGTGATGTCGCCCGACTGGGCATCGCGCGCGATGTCACTGACCATGCCTTCAATGCGCCGTGCTCCGCGCGCCACCGTCCAGCGGCGCAGGAATTGAGCATAGAGGCTCGCGTCGAAATGATAGGCATAGGCATAGGTCGAGCGGATCGACTTGAGATCTTCATTGGGAAATTCGAACGCGTTGCGTTGTGCAGCAGTGACGGCATAGGAATAGGCATCGAGCGGGGCGACGTCGCGGCCAGCCTGGCGTGCGCGGACCCAGTGATGCTGGAAATCGACGCCGCCCCAGGGCTCGCCGAACACCCCGAACGGATGGATATAGGAATCGTCCGGGCGATGCCAGTTGCGGAACTGGATGCCGAGTTTGAAGGTTGCCTGGGTCTCGCGCATGAACTCGGCTTCGTCGATGCCGAGCATGTCGTTGAAGGTCTTGATGTGCGGCAGCGTTGCCTCGCCCACGCCGACCGTGCCGATCTCGTCGGATTCGATCAGCGTCACTGCATAGTCAGTCGGGTCGAGCCGTCCGACCAGGCCCGCCGCGCACATCCAGCCGGCCGTGCCGCCACCGACGATGACGATCCTGAACGGGGGCCTGAACAGGGGCCTGAACAGGGGCGGGGGCATGGTTGTGTCTCCCTGCATGCGCGTGTGTTACCCGACCCTATCGATAAGGAGGCGCCGCCGCCGGGTGCGGCGACGCC includes:
- a CDS encoding glycoside hydrolase family 97 protein; its protein translation is MILRPFLILAALGAPAAASAATRECAQSPGKVIEVCVTVEGGRALYTVSREGKPVLAPSALGLSFAGEPDARYTAIAAARRGASDTTWEQPWGEQRVIRDNHSELAVSLSGDTPLNTSFDVIFRLFDDGIGFRYTYGAIPAGKAVSVTADRTEFHTIGAHQAWWYEALGQERDEYLYTKTDARRITLAETPLTLKGDNGLYLSFHEAALVDFPSMLLAGNGAGTLTARLMPWPDGTLAHKTGPFTTPWRTMLIGTSAGALTDSRITLNLNEPSKIADISWFKPGKYVGVWWEMHLDKTTWGSGRRHGATTANVKAYMDFAAKYGFDGVLVEGWNQGWDGDWIANGDKFSFTKSYPDFDLQAVTAYGKAKGVKLIGHNETGGAVVNYEAQLDAAMKLYQSVGVSEVKTGYVRHSGDIIAADGTRQWFAGQYMVRHNLHVAEVAAAHHIAIDAHEPVKDTGLRRTWPNMISREGARGQEFNAWGRPTNPPEHVVILPFTRMLGGPMDFTPGIFDIARSGTELTHRVQSTLATQLAEYVVLYSPVQMAADLPENYEARPDAFQFIRDVPTDWETSRTLAGEIGDYIVVARQPRSGQDWFMGALTNETARKLDQSLSFLTPGRRYEAQIYRDGPGADYRTNPGALVVERRTVTSKDSLALDMAPGGGAAVRFKLLP
- a CDS encoding cupin-like domain-containing protein, which encodes MTVSAAQRQTDGDPLDRLPPVEIRAASSVNLDALIANGVPVVLTGLFDAWPALAAGRHSPARLSAYLKAMDRGMAGPVMEAPANSGGRFGYAADLREFSFSKRQRSIPETLDRIERLLGTADAPFVAIQMLPLVSHLPDFVRDNAMPLLPAVGPRLWIGGPVRTQTHNDRDHNLACVIAGHRRFVLFPPEQVSNLYVGPLDNPPPLSLVDPEAPDLARFPRYTDALAAARVAHLAPGDALFMPKYWWHHVTSRDPYNAMVNYWWGDSATGLERANDAFLTALLALRDLPASERAYWKAMFDLHVFGSESAVDHIPAELRGALGTMRPAARAALKQQLKMAFLKSS
- a CDS encoding tryptophan 7-halogenase, with translation MSDTRPNHVVIVGRDAALWLSASVIQRALGPAGISVEAVELPTRLQPGDIIVTQPAIEALHNQLRLDEAALLRTTGGSFSFGQNFVDSSGATPSFMHASGAYGAPIDGNAFFPYWVKARSFGLDVALEDFCLTAAAAKQGRMMLPDETTEIFGRTDYGYHLPALPYIATLKTLAARLGVVIHHTATVAAEHDQGGIRAISLDDGHRIEGALFVDATGPEALLIGEALGVGRDEWRPQFGIDRRLSTQAPRFLSVPAYGEIRAWRDGWLGLYPSQAATHVVQHYSSACCNDGDAMRAMATVSGLSVSGLSVSDATLRTFDPGRRHVAWQGNCVAIGEAACTLDPIHGVDLHAIQLGLVHLLQLFPVTADFSAERAEYNRLMHSSLERIRDFQSAWYALNRYGNSPFWTQAREAARPDALAHKIATFQARGDIAPMEDESFSFDSWQALFVGLGLMPESWSPAIDRTSPERMKQEFRRILAFVKEQVLKQPTHELYLDNFCRSEAA
- a CDS encoding tryptophan halogenase family protein encodes the protein MPPPLFRPLFRPPFRIVIVGGGTAGWMCAAGLVGRLDPTDYAVTLIESDEIGTVGVGEATLPHIKTFNDMLGIDEAEFMRETQATFKLGIQFRNWHRPDDSYIHPFGVFGEPWGGVDFQHHWVRARQAGRDVAPLDAYSYAVTAAQRNAFEFPNEDLKSIRSTYAYAYHFDASLYAQFLRRWTVARGARRIEGMVSDIARDAQSGDITALTLKSGERIEGDLFIDCTGFRSMLLGGILEVEWEDWTHWLPCDRALAVPCDRAGDFTPYTRSTAQQAGWIWRIPLQHRTGNGYVFSSRFIEVDDARDTLLAQLDGAAQAEPRLLRFSPGRRVRTWAGNCIAIGLASGFLEPLESTSIFLVQAAVIDLINLMPPATARGSIDPRLAREFNRLSELQYERVRDFLVLHYVANERIGEPLWDYVRAMELPDSLAHKIDLFRSRATAPNYQYGLFSRESWLSVLIGQRIMPTGYNRLADALDLDTLDTRLADLAGRVATNTAAMPSHSDFVASYCAGVDPAGMPL